A stretch of DNA from Candidatus Cloacimonadota bacterium:
GCTTTTGCTTTCTTCTCGGTAACTTCACAAAATTGACTCAATTTTCCTCCCTGAAATTTTGAGAAAATTCATCTATTTTTGCTTTGATCTCATCACGCACTCTTCTAAATATTTCCATAGATTTCCCGTGCGGATCATCAAAGCTAATGTGAAGTCTATGCGCTACCTTTCCTGTAAAAACCGGACAAGATTCTTTGGCTCCGTCGCAAACGGTGATCACATAATCAAATTCATTATTTAGATATTTTTGCACAGCTTCCGGTTTATGAGAGGAAATGTCAATTCCCACTTCTTTCATC
This window harbors:
- a CDS encoding arsenate reductase ArsC, with amino-acid sequence MKEVGIDISSHKPEAVQKYLNNEFDYVITVCDGAKESCPVFTGKVAHRLHISFDDPHGKSMEIFRRVRDEIKAKIDEFSQNFREEN